One genomic window of Paramormyrops kingsleyae isolate MSU_618 chromosome 22, PKINGS_0.4, whole genome shotgun sequence includes the following:
- the LOC111836918 gene encoding ferritin, middle subunit-like gives METSQIRQNYHRDCEAAINRMVNMQLFASYTYISMAHYFSRDDVALLGFSHFFKERGEEEHEHVEHLMAFQNKRGGRNFLQDVKKPERDEWGSGLEAMQCALQLEKNVNQSLLELHKMATDKTDPHMCDFLETHCLNEKVKTIKRMGDYITNLSKMDTANNRLAEYLFDKHTLKHSS, from the exons ATGGAGACCTCCCAGATCCGCCAAAACTACCACCGCGATTGTGAAGCTGCCATTAACCGCATGGTGAACATGCAGCTCTTCGCTTCCTATACGTACATATCCATG GCCCATTATTTTTCTCGGGACGATGTCGCTCTCCTTGGTTTCTCCCACTTCTTCaaagagagaggagaggaagagCATGAGCATGTAGAGCATCTGATGGCCTTTCAGAACAAAAGGGGTGGCCGCAACTTTCTGCAGGACGTCAAG AAGCCAGAGCGGGATGAGTGGGGCTCGGGGCTGGAGGCGATGCAATGTGCCCTGCAGTTGGAGAAGAATGTGAACCAGTCCCTGCTGGAGCTGCACAAGATGGCCACTGACAAGACTGACCCGCAT ATGTGTGACTTCCTGGAGACTCACTGCCTGAATGAGAAGGTGAAGACCATCAAGAGAATGGGTGATTACATCACCAACCTGTCCAAGATGGATACTGCAAACAACAGGCTGGCAGAGTACCTGTTTGACAAGCACACCCTTAAGCATAGCAGCTAA